In the genome of Oncorhynchus gorbuscha isolate QuinsamMale2020 ecotype Even-year linkage group LG05, OgorEven_v1.0, whole genome shotgun sequence, the window TATGCAAAACGTTGCTTGACCTTTTCACCCCCTGATGATTTATTAAGCCAACAGATTATCGATAACACAATCTTTTTTTCTTAAATGTTTTCAAGGATGTTGGATAACCATATGTTTTTCTCCTAACTAATGTATTCTTTTGAAGGGAGTGGCATCACTTTCTGGTGGTGAACATGAAGGGAAACGATGTCTCCAGTGGATGTGTCATGTCCGACTACGTTGGGTCTGGCCCTCCAAAAGGCACTGGTAACCTTATCCAATGATGATTGGAGCGACTTCTATTCCTCTAGAAATTTCTGAAACTTGAATGTGACATTTTCTACACACTTGTATTATTGGACATGTGGTGCATTGCTTCACATAGCCTTTGCACTTCCTCCCTCATTGACCACGTGACAtctttgtcctgtctctgtgtgtgtcccccaggtctccacaggtATGTGTGGCTGGTCTACGAGCAGTCAGGAAACCTCTCCTGTACGGAGCCAGTCCTCACCAACTGCTGTGGAGACAACCGCGGCAAGTTCAAGATCAAAGAATTCCGGCAGAAATACGGACTGGGAGTTCCCGTGGCTGGAACCTGCTATCAGGCAGAATGGGATAATTATGTCCCTAAACTCTATGAGCAACTGGCTGGAAAATAAACAAAGGATTATTCAGAAATTAACATTATGTAGATAACTGCAGGAACCACAatgcctttttttttttttttttgccacaCTGATTTATTTTACAATTGTATTACGTGAGCAATGCCCTAGAGTTGTTCACGCTGACTCATTAAAgtcatctctctatccccatgATCAAACAAAACAGCTAATCTTGTTTGGTTTACAATCTTTTGTCGCTGACCGTTCTCTAACACTATTTGAATGAGTTACTCTATGGTTGCATCAGTTGTTTTTGTAGACACTGGCGATAATGAAAATGAGTGCTCCTTTAACACAACCTGGCCCTGCATAAACCATTCAGTGGTGGACCTTGAATGTGCCCAAGATGTCACCATATTAATAGGGAGCATCAGCAAACTCAAATCCATGACTACCTGTATACAGCAAATCATGGATTTCAGTTGAAAATCCAATGACAGATTAGACAGAAGTTGTGTGATGAGCACTTTATTTACAAATATAATTAAAAGCTGACAGATTCATGCTTTCTCTTAATCCTGGAAAACAAAATGAAAGTGCATGCAAAGATAAAGCATTTATTTACTGATCTGGTTGATAAGAAAATACTTTGCAGCTTTTAAAGCAAAAAATGAATTTCAAGAAACACAGAGTGATCGAGTCGACTTACTGAAGGAAGAGGAGTAAtcatccatttaaaaaaaagaaatattTGAATAACAATTAAAATACGAAAATAAGTAAAAGCTCTACATAAATTGTTCTATACACAAAATACATGTCCCTCCCCCTGCGACAAAGCCCTTTGTGCTACCTGGGAGTAGGGATTCACATGGGCGCCGTCTCAAATCACACCCCTATTGCCCTATAAgtactgcactacatagggaatagtgtgcaatTCCAGACGTAATATTCACATTACATGCCAGTGCAGAGTACCAGGGTGCATTGCAAGTTTCTCCTCAGTGTCCCTCCCAAGTCAAGTTTATAATCAAACTGATTCACGTACCAATATGTACATTATGACTTAAAACATGTTCTCAACATATGAAATTGCTTAACATTTTTACATAAAAATGTCCTGATGAATATAAATCTAAAAAAAGAGTTGAAGGATCAGTTTGTTTTTGGGCTTGAAGTTTTGCAGTTTTAACCAATTATTAACCTCTAATGCGTGATCATTGAGCAACACAACATTATTCACTTATTGTCATTCTCCCTCTGGTTTCTGCTTAGTCACACTACAAGTGCCATCACTGCACAAGAAACAGGAACACTGACGTTGTATTGTTATTCTTTAAAAGACAGAAAGCCTAGGAAGTTGTCCAGCATTTGTCATCTTGTGACAaatttactgacttgcctagtaaaaaaaaaaaagagtaccATGAGATCGGGGGCCCCGTTGGCATTAGACTAGCactgggctggtgtgtgtgtcggTGAGAATCAGTGACTAAAGACCCCAACTGGTCAAATCAGACCAGGTCAGCGGGATGAGGAGGGTCAGACCAGAGGATGAAGATCGAGAGACAGAGGCCACGAGGAGATTACCAGCGCTGGTCTAGTCATCCTTGGGGGTCCAGGGTTACCAGGACTGGTCATCTGTAGTCATCCTTGGGGGCCCAGGTTACCAGGGCTGGTCTAGTCATCCTCGGGGGGGGTCCAGGTTACCAGGGCTGGTCATCTGTAGTCATCCTTGGAGGGGTCCAGGGCCCCCAGGTTACCAAAGCCCAGACGGAGACTCTCCATGTCGAACATGTCAATCTCTCTTGACTGGCGCTCCAGTAGGTGCTTGATCCTCTCTGTACGCTCCTTCTGAAGGGAAGCCAGCTCCTCTTCaatctacaaaacaacaaatgagtTCATTAAACTATCAGAAGAGTATTTGGAATCACAACATACTGAAGGTAAGGTATGAATGAGTACTGCTGAGTTTGACCTGCAACAGCTGCTCGTTCAGGTTTTTGCTCAAGCTAGTCTAGGGGATTGATTTGAAATTCAACATGAATCTATATAACCACTCCATGGTCAGCAAAGTACAGACATAAATACAGCTGCACTAGTACAGACATAAATACACCTGCACtagtacagacatacatacacctGCACTAGTACAGACATAAATACACCTGCACTAGTACAGACATAAATACAGCTGCACTAGTACAGACATAAATACACCTGCACTAGTACAGACATAAATACACCTGCACTAGTACATACATAAATACACCTGCACTAGTACAGACATAAATACACCTGCACTAGTACAGACATAAATACACCTGCACTAGTACAGACATAAATACACCTGCACTATTGCAGACATAAATACACCTGCATTAGTCATGATTTAGGACCAGACATTAACAGTGAAGCTTATCAACCCATTATAGACGTCCGCAACTTGAATTCATTTTCAGTGTTCGGTTTGTATTGATTCATGATTTAATTCCATAAAGCCTTCAGCAACAGATTCCATAAAGCCCCTGAGTCACGTGATAGTCCAGACAGTGGATCGATATCTGCAGTTCGCACTTCTCTTTCATATGAAATGAAGCACATGAGCCTGgggtgtgttcattaggcacaaaaTGGAAGAACACTTATTGAAACAGGAACGGTCTGTCTACCTGAActggtccaataagaaatgctcatTTTAGTTTTCCATTGGAGAACATAATTTTTAAAATTCTGTTACGTTCCCTGATTAATACAACCCTGATACTGGTTtcgatgatgcaatctatttcaGACAGATTGCAGGGAGACAGATGGTCAACAGATGGCACCACAGCACCACTGGTTGCATAACATTGTAAAGATACTACTGTCAACTGCTGCCTGGGCAACTGAAACTGGATCAGGGCGGCATGTTCCTTTGTTGTCCAGGAGCAATGACATCATTGCATTGGAAAAACTTTGTATTCTAGTCCCCCAAAAAAGCTAGTATTATGACTGATAAAGTGGCCTATGGTGAATTGATTGTATGCCATCAGCATCCACTGTTGGAAATGGTCAACAGCAGAGAGTAGTGAGTGGGGAGAGGAGCTGAAGGAAAAGGTGTTGTGACTCCAGATTGTATGACACAGAATGGAGTGTATGACTTGATTAATACAACAGGGAAGTAGAGGCAGCGTCGCTGAGTAAGTAAAGCCTTATTGTTGACAATCTCCATATTACATATTATCAATAATCAATTATACATTTCCTTAACACTGCTTTTGATTAAAAtattgtatgttgtatgttgtaagAATAACACATCAATGGTAACATCATGGGATTTTACAACAAAAGCTGTGTGCATGACCAGTTTCATGGCCCTGGGTTATAAATCAGTGGTGAGTAAAATGTGTgtaaagtctgtctgtctgcatgcgtGTGCGCACGTACATCAGTGTCTGTCTGCGTTAACTCCGCCCTCCCCATACATTTTTTGACATATTTTATGAAGGTGGGCTCTGCGTGTGTACGTCTGTGTTTCTaacagtctgtgtctctgtgggcTCTGCACAGCGctcggtctgactctctctctgtaccttttgTTCAAGGTGGGCTCTGCACAGCgctcggtctgtctctcccctctctactaggTAGGCTCTGTGgatctaacagtctgtctctgtgaCGCCTCCCCCTCTATCTTTTGTTCAAGGTGGGCTCTgcacagctctctgtctgtctgtctctctctctctctgtctctctctctctctgtctctctctctctctgtctctctgtctgtctctctctgtaccttttgTTCAAGGTGGG includes:
- the pebp1 gene encoding phosphatidylethanolamine-binding protein 1, producing the protein MPVDLSQWTGNLALTEVDEKPAQTLHVKYGSLEIDELGKVLTPTQVQSRPTSIGWEGCDSTKLYTLAMTDPDAPSRKDPKFGEWHHFLVVNMKGNDVSSGCVMSDYVGSGPPKGTGLHRYVWLVYEQSGNLSCTEPVLTNCCGDNRGKFKIKEFRQKYGLGVPVAGTCYQAEWDNYVPKLYEQLAGK